Below is a genomic region from Dioscorea cayenensis subsp. rotundata cultivar TDr96_F1 chromosome 14, TDr96_F1_v2_PseudoChromosome.rev07_lg8_w22 25.fasta, whole genome shotgun sequence.
TTGATTAAGAGTGTAATTGTAAACAACACTCGATCACTTACCTTAAAATATGACATGAATCTTTGATCTTGCGTGATGATTGGACTAGGAGTTGTGCTAGGTAGTTGAATTGTTCACTTCGAAGTTCTCTAATGGTATATAAGACATGATTGAAATATCAGCTAATAGTTTCTTTGGAGAATAAAAACTTAACCCCAATGACCCTATTTCACACATTATGGCCAAGAATGTGAAGAAACATGGCCAATTGCTCTTCAACACTTACATGTAAAGTGTTGAATAATAACCCTTTTGATTTTAGTAAATCACACAATCCGAAAAATGATTCCCTTTTCATTCTCAACGTTACTATACTAGCTTTGTTGGAGCCATATATTATTCTTGAAATATAGTTTGTGCATTGTTCATCCCTATTGTAATAAGGCCCTAATGGCAAATTAAGTCTTCTTCTTTTATAccatgtttattaaaaaaatagtgataGCAACAAATCGAGGTAATAGTAACATATCCATCTCCAAAATTTGATTCCATCTATGATATATTACAGTAGTCATTAGTAGATCGAcaatttaaatacattatttcctttttaacttaaacttgggaaaaaacaataataaaaaacaattaaaaaaatcagcatTAACCCTTATTATACTTAGGCAGATGTAATTTTACAAAACAATTCCTATTGAATTTCAAATGTGTCCACACAAATTCAAGGTCTAAACTCAACAAATGTCCACATATTAAATCAAAATGAAGTAATAAACATGGTCAAAACAAATTCAAGTTATGAATTTCAAACACGATCTCACATCCAATGCTCATAATTTCCCTTTTCCATAGTAATTTAAACTGCACATAATTCAAAAAACACTCCTAACTACTCCCTCCATTCCAAAATACATgtcgttttaagaaaaaaatattccaaaatagttgtcgttttacaatattaaagcaatatttattcttttttttttttttttttaattttacccatcttcaatttcctaagttatataaatgaagagagtaatatttatagtccaaaaaaaatacatgatttcAAGAGagggatagtttagtaatttggttgttttttatgttaaagtttagataatttaatgttaTCCTTAATTTTTGTACAACATCCTTAAACGACATGTATTTAGGAATAGAGGGAGTATAACACAACTATGATAAAACCTATCATagaattttaatgatttataatTGTGACTAGAAAAGCCTTACATTTGTAAATTTACTATTATCAATCATGTTATACAACAGGAAAagtagataataaataaaaaacactagATGTAAAGGCATACAAATGCAAAGATAACAACACAAATTCTGACAAAAATTACTGGTTCAATAGGCGACAACAATCCATCAAAAGCTAACCCCCAAGCACAACTCCACCTAATAGCAATAAAGCAGCTCACATGACATGGTACAAgaatacaatgaaaatgaattattgataagtgctaattagatcatattttttatatcattcacactacatttagcatggaatttgacatgtttagcaccgcATTAGTACGAAATTTCAAACTTTTGTTCACCACGACCTTTATTTCTAGTTTAGGGAAAAAAGCTAGTACGGGGGTGTTTTGAAGTAAAACATTCCAAGTTGCTGAATCAGAACTTTACAACGGTACACAACGGCCATGGTAACAAATTATAACTCCCGTTGTTTACACTTACCACTCCTGTTATGAAGCCATGGCAGCATGGAGTCATTGGAAGCAATATTGAAGTCACAATGGcctcacaacggccgttgtgaaaACTCACAACGCCCGTAATATAGTCACACAACGCCCAGAGACGATACCAGGACTCGACTTAGAGCctaagcaacaacttactcaccacgggcatCAGGTGAGGCCGTGGCACATCGGatcactataaataccctagttttatctaaatttagggAGACTCTTTTACCAAATAAGGGAAGACGGCTAAAGTTCTAGAGATCTGAGCAGCTGGAGATGAggttcttccatattccaacagATTTTGGCGAGGTTTCTCAAGGATAATCCAATAATCATTGTTAGAGGAAGGCGCGAGTGACACACGTCATCCAGACAATCATGAAATCTTCTCACCCTCAACCTCGGGGGACCCATTGGAGGGAGGTAGTTTAGGAATTCTATTgaatgcttatttattcttaGTCTTATGGTTTTCTCTTGCTTTAATTGTCTATTTTacgatccataagaacctactTTGAGGgtaattgtatgtctaggtccctcgattattgtttatgaatcttaattgtttaatccaataaatctttctagtttttgcGAATCATTGCATGTGtgcttgaatgatattcttgttaatgtggatgaggaagatatgcccccacattaggagacccatgctatgttagatctatgcatgctctaagaggttaggtattgctagatctctggattagggattgattgctccttaggcttagggtttgatttatccTTTCTCCTGGAATTccgcacttaaggcaaacatcgtaggttggggtggaagagattccatcttaagtgtCTAGtaatttagacctagttgccaaggGATTTGGTTTGAATTTCCCCGGTCCAATTTTCGAACATGATTATCGCACTAAACGCTtaccataagtaataatcaaaataactaTTGTACAAACTCCTTCCAATTATACTTAACAATTCTCCAATTATATTGTGTATTATATTATAGAAGTAGATTAAGGAAAGAACGTAaacatttaggctattgattaagtaaaaagaaagtaataaaaGCCTCTCACTATTCCTAGGGAAATACGACTctcgtgctcacccacaaggtattacttgatgacccgtacacttgcagtatTAATGGACCAATTATAATACTAATTGCATATTCACATGTTGACACTTGCACATATTTGACATCACACATAAAACATCTGTCAATTATCAATGCATATCTAGCTAGTCCTGGTAAAACATGGCAGACTCTGGTAAAACAAAATTGAGAATCCATCATTAATCATTGATGAAAACAAAGtatcacaaaatacaaaaatcatattGTTATTCATCAATCAGCTTCCCTATTTGAGAATTCAATTAGCCATACAACATTTTTTTGGTTAATGGATAAAATTACTCATTGGTCACAAGGATTACAGTAAGCAGAAGACACTAGTTACAACACGAATGATAAAATAAATCGGTTGCACAATTACAGAAGATATCCAAAACATTCACAATATTTCAACCAATTCCTATTTAAGGCTTTTTCAAGAAGAACAAAATGTTTGAACTTGGAACATAGATCACCATTTTGTGACATGAGCAGAAAAAAGGGTAAGCCCATGCTAAAGATTAAAACTTCAAATCCTTTTCTGTCCAGCTGCATGTTTCTTTCAACTGGGATAAAATGTAAAGTCTTTGGAGGCATAATATTGTCTGTAAATTTGTTTAAAGGAGTCTTTTGAGATGCATTTCTCACGTCCTTAATATTGGGGTATCCTTTGAAGGTATTGCTAATCCATTTCTGTTATTGCTAGTTATAATGTTAATATGATTTGTAGGTTGATACTCTAGGACCATTCAATATATTACCAAAGGTTTTGTGATCTCATCTACTTCTCATCACCCCCTACCTACGAAggtattttcaattattacaaTGATGACGGTTAAATTGTGAAACTTAAATTAAGTGTCCTTTTAACTTAATCAAATATTAAGCATGTTCATACAAACCAATTGAATTACTTAATCAAATATTCGAACTGTGTTATCATATTTGACAAATCACAGCAACAAATACAACTAAATAATTGGAAATTTTATCTACTCTTGTTTAACAAATTTTATCTTCAAATATTCCAACAACTAATTAATATCTTATCTTGTTTAACAAATCAAGACATATAAGACATATCACtatctcaaaatttaaaaacgaGAAACAACAAATCACCAGAAGATGGATCAGAATCTTTAACGGATCTTGTCACTAGAAAACGATGGATGAGACAACTAAATAGGTAGATCACCTCACCAAAAAAAGAGTAACAGAGACGAGCTTCACTGGAGGATGATGGGGCCGAGGCGTAGATGACCTCACCTAGGAAGACGATGGAGCTGGGAGTGGTGTAATTTTTTACTGGAAGCTTACAATAGAGAGGAGACAAGCATACTAGTATCTCAAAGAACTAGGGCATTTTCATCTCATGGTGGTGATTGCAACATTGGTGTTTACTGTATTTTGACTTACAACCCATTTGGCTATAAATTGAAATACAGTAAATTGGTCCCATGTTGTAACTAGTTTTACATCTAAGTTATAttttacagcaaaccaaacacacttttacatgtaaaatcacTTACTTTAGAGCCAGTTACATCTACTTACTattaaccaaacaacccctaaatgAATTGTTCTCTAAGGACATGATGCAAGCTTTGCAAGTCAAATTTTGTATACATTTTTGTTGGAGACAGAGCAAGTAATTGAAGAAGGCTTTAAATGTATTATGGTCCTCGTTGACGATGAACCAAgctttctttattaaaaaaaaatatacgagTGGTGAGAATAAAGAAATTCTACGTAATGTTAATAAATTTATGCTTATATAAGTAGAAATAGGGGGAAAAAGATTAGCATATGAAGCATGTGAGACAGTGAGAGAGAAAattagcttgaaactaaataaGGCAAAGATCTCCACATCTATAAATTAAAATGTGCTCTTATATACAGGCTTATAGCAAAATAACAAATCTAAGCACTAgcttagttaaaaaaaatgcattttatctaaaaatatatctaattaaCTAGCTGAAACTTTACACATTTGTAAACTAAAATGTCTCTTTTTACTTACATAAAAAGTGAAATACAGAATTTAAGCAAactataaagtaaaaaaaatataccttTGTTAATATATCTAAGCCATTAGCTAAAATtttcacacatatataattaagtgTGCATACTTGCTTGGATATAGAGTTAAATAAGGAATCAGAAAACCTATGAATTGAAAAATACACTTTCTAGAAATAGAATTGGTGAGTTGAAATTTTACACGCTCCTCAACTAAAGTTTATACTCTTGTTTGTGTtctaaataagataaaaaaaaaatgtaagtaCTCATCaggagaaaaatatttatattatttttttttgataaatattaatgGTTACCTACAAACTTTACACATATAcaatttggtaatatttatattatctttgaaataataggaaaaatattcatttaagATAGATTTTGTTCAAGTTAAGTAATATTATTAAGAATTTAATAGTTGTGTGCGTAAAGgcaaataaattaagattaataattttagtaataaataataaatttaattacttaCTATATTATCTTAATTAATCATGTTTGTAGAGTTAATTAATGCATCTACATATATCTTCATCCATACCGACCAAATATCCATATTCTTATATCCATTCCCTCTGCATCTCATTGAAAAGATTATAAATCTAATTAAAGCCAAGCAAAAGTGGGAACCAAGATcatgataaaaatatagaaaagatTGTATGAAATAGTTACACCACATTAACCTTTATCCCTATCAAATCAAGGTTTGCCACATTAGAGTTTTTTTACTCACTTTCTTGataatatcaaaaaattattcttttacagttttattttcaaattatttttttttaatttatcttactCTTATTCTCTCAGTTAAATTGAAATTCCAAATCTAGGGTCTGCATGCCCTTGGATGTTAGCCTCTTTGGTGCCACACTAATCGCTAGACTCTTTACTAGACTCTCTTGGACTCTCATTGCCCCACCCACACGGCTCTATAAATTAATCTTTGTCCTGTATCCACTCTCGCACTTGCCCTTTGTTGAAGTAAATTCTCCATTCGTAAATCTAATTCCCTTTTGAAATATGTTTGTTAGATTTTTGGTTCTTCCTAtgaatgtctttttttttttcattcttttcatgTGGTTTTTGGTTGAATAAtctgtgattttgttttaactatTGGTTTTGTTTATCTTAAGTTCTTGGTTTCTTAAGAAGGTTATGTGTTTTTTTGGCTCGAGTGGATCTAAGTATCTGTATAGATGCTAGAGGGAGAGGGCAGGGGAGGGGTGTTGTTGGgggtgaattttttttagcattttttttgtGATCCGAATCTTGTCTTGTCATTAATTGTGTTTGTTTAAAGAAATGTGCATCTTTTTCTATAACTATAGATATGTGCTTGTGGACATCTAGATAGGAagatttgatgttttattttgattttcttcttgTGATTGcccttataaaaaatttctttctttttttgaaagaatttgatGGACTATGGCTTTGGTTCAAGTGTGATGCATTATAGACATAATGATCTTGTTAATTGTAATTTGGATTTAACTTCaatttaatgaaaatgatatgTTCTTATAAAAAAGGCCTAGATTCAGAATATTGCTCTAACACCAACAATATATGTACTTTTAAGGACCTTATACAACTAGACTgatataaaggaaaaaaaggataTAAAGGTTCTAACTGCTCTTGCCAAGATAAAGTTGTTGTAAAGCATCACCCATAACAGTTTATTCAAGCCAAATCCTTATCGATCTTGTAATTTGTTATCTTAACAGAGCTTATAAAATGTCCATTAAATTACTTCTTGCGTGAGATGCATTTTGGGTGTGTTTTCTAATTTGCTTCTTACTTGTCCTATGAATAAATTGTGATTGGGATTTGGTAGATGAGCTAAACTTAaatgttgtttctttgctttaaaCAAGTAACACCACATGTATCGATTGTTTGGATTTTATGAAAAGTCTGCATTTATATGTGTAGAAATGCATAGATGATGGTTGTGATTAATGATCACATTATCCAGAATCACAAATTTTGCGATCAATGTCAATTCACAAGtatatcaaaattttgaacTTGTAAATTGCACTACTATTTTCAGGACAATTTGGATTGACATTTAGATAAAATCCTCCTTATCTGAATTGAATTTCTGAGGACATCTTAGAACAAAAATCAATAGTTGCCTCtacaattattttcaattatgttGAATTACTGTGATTAAAGCTTCTTCAAACTTGAATACCTTGAAGAGCTAAGTCCTTCCAATCGTATTGATGTTATCAATTGCATTCTCTACCACACAAActaaatttcttgtttttttctgtCTAGCTTTACACCCATGTCTACTATTATAACTGTATGTTCAAACCTTAGGGATAAATAGAAGAAAGAATATCAATTAAATAGACATAATAACTGACCTGCCAACACCAGCAGCAACTTATGCATTAATTAAATGGACATATGCATTGACTATTGATCCATAGAAGTTTATTGATGCTAATTAAAAGTTAACCTTGGGTGCATTACTGATTACTAAATCTGCTTCTTCATGTGAAGTGCCTCTACTTTCATTGCTAAAACCTTGAAATAGATAAGCATTACAATTAAGAAAAGGGAAAAGTAAAGATTGAGAAACATGCCATGTAttgaaaattaaatgaatacCTATTAAGAAAAATCAGCACCACCAGCATCCACAAAGCATTAATCTTTAGTAAACTATGCCACTCTTCATCTAAAGATTGAAAAACAACtatatacaaaatcaacaaattgaaaaaacaacaaaactcaATACAAGAATCAAACCAAAATCTTTCATTTATTTAGATTActctaactatatatataaagattaaaaagTTACAGGTTGAAGCAGAGATGCTACTATTCATCCAaagattaaaaaacaataaaatttaatacaatatgaaactaaaatattttatttcttgagAGATGCATCCTTAAagcattataattataaaatagaagCAAAGATGGATTTCTAAGGgtcaaaaatcatataaaattgaTGTTATCACATGATCTTCCATCACTTTCATTGAGGTTCCAAACCACTTGATTAATagtctttgataagtgctagaagtgcatattttacatatcattTATACTGCATTTAATTTGACATGTTTGGCACCTTTGTTCACTAGGggctttatttctgttttagggacaaagaagcaaatttggagacattttgaagtaaaatgaactaagttgctgaatcaaagCTTCACCACAGCTCACAATGCCCATGATGACATCTCACCACTGTCGTTATCCACACTCAACACTGCCCATATCAAGCCGTGGCAGTGTGGAATCACTGAGAGTAACACAAAAGCCACAACGGCCTTACCATGGCCATTGTGAACCCATCACGGCTGTGATCCACCCACACAACACCCAGAGAAGCCACGCCAGgatgcgacttggagcccaCGTAATAATTTACTCACCATGGGCATCATAATTCCCATGGTGAGGCCTGGCGGACTTGATCCTATATATACCCTAGGTTTTTCTGATTTGGGAGAGATTCTTTTACCAAATAAGGTAGTACGGCAAGAGTTTTAGAGATCTGAGTGGCTGGAGATGACTTTCTTCACTTTTTCAGCAAATTCCAGTGAATTTTCTAAGGGAGAGTCAACATTCATCAACGAAGAGATTAAGCGTCATCTTGttaatcttgggatcctctcaacctcaacctttGGAGGCCTATTGGGGGGATCTAGTTTAAGAATTCTTTAATgttattctttggtcttatggttctatttttatttatttctttatttgtaatttatagGAACCTAATTCGaagggaattgtatgtctaagttgcttatgaatcttgattgttaaatttaataaatcatcatagtttatgtgattcattgcatgtttcttgaatgatattcttgttaatgtggatgagaaaatatgcccctacattagaacacacatgccatgttagatctatgcatgcgctaagagattagacatagctaggtttctagattagggatcgattgccccttaggcttagggtttgatttgtccctcTAGAGGAATTCTTGTACTTAAGACAAAtataggaggctggggtaggaagagattccatcttaagtttctagtgattAGACCTGGttaccaagagattgggactagtaggacCTTGAATTCTCCCAGTCCAATACTAGAATACGATTGTCATACTCAACGTCAAGGGTTTTACAAATCCAAGGCAGGTTTTGAGGCGCTCCTCAACCATGAGGTAAGGCGTAAGCATCGAGGCATTTTGAGGCATaagcctcaatttttttttggggaaaaaacaacaaaattgtcTACCAAATACAAACTgacaaaaatattatcaattattcctaatttcaataatttcatagtcaaaatcacaaaaaataacaaaaattagtAAATTATAATTCCAAATTCATAACTTAAAAATTCTTTCATACACAAATTATGTAAAAAGTtaaccatatataaaaaaaacatcaatcttGGAGTACAACCACAAGCTAAAAGCAAGATATTAACATTTCATAATTCATAAAGATTGCTCATTCTCATCAATCtaatcatcatcaccatcattatCATTACCAATTATTCctaattttcataatttcataGCCAAAATCACAAGAATAACAAAAACTGTCAACTTATAAATCTAAACTTATAAGTTATAACATAATAATCCatgcaaatataaattatataaaaagttcACAGTATGAAATAgaaccaaaaccaaaaaataaaagcaaaatattAATGTCATAAAAATTATTCACTACCATCATCATTGTCATCACCATCTTTGTCACTGTCATCATTAAATTCAATATCATCCCAATTCATATCTTCATGGATCAACATTGGTGCCTTCCGTTTGTCTATATTCcaacaaaaatacaatcaaaaaattattttaaaaattgtggtaatattaataatttataagaaaatgaCATACCATTAGTAGGCCTACTCTTTTTTGATGGACGTGAACTTCCttgcatttcttcttcttccacttCCATTTCATGACCATcgtcatcaacatcatcatcaattatCCATTCATTATTGGATGGAATGTCTTCATAAACAAGTGGATCACAATCATTCTCATTGAGTGATTTATGCTTTAAATGTCTATCCTTCAATTTTTTGTTGTACATAACGTACACCAAATCTTCAAGTTTTTTTACACTTAAAAGATTTCGCCTTTTTGTATGGATCTATTCaagtttaaaaatcaaaattagctatttaattatattgacatcaattttaagatttaatataaaataatttacctGATTAAAGTACTCCAATTTCGTTCACATCCCGATGATGAACAAGTAAGGCTTAAGACCTTTTGTGCAAATTTTGAGAGCTTCATGGTTTCATATCCAAATGCTTCCCACCAATCAGCtacaagaaacaataatttAAGTTATAACTTGtaaatataatctatatatagtTCATCTTTGACATAATAATGCATTAAGTTTACTTTTTAATACCAGGAGAACGCAACTTATTTGTTGATTGTGCTTGTGGGTGGCCAAACaatcctcttttcttcttgaATTGATCAAGTTGGATATCAGCAAAATCTCGTCCTACTCGATTTGTAATCAAATTatcaatacaaatatacaaggcAGTTTTAACTTCTGGATGCATAGGAAAAGAAAACTCATACTGAAACTgtggatttaaaaaataagcagcCGCATGCAAAGGTTGATGCAATTGGTAGTCCCACTTCTCATCAATGATATCCCAAATTTCTTTGTAATCTGCCACTTGTCCTCCCAAATTAGTTGTTATTTCTTCTATTGCTTTATCCATTACACCATAAATAAATCCCATAGCTGAAACCTTCTCAAAATCAACTAATCTCAAAAGTCCAACAAGAGGTTTTGTGGTCTTGATGGTATAGATCACACTACGCCAAAATCCTTGTTGTCTTagtaatatgtttttaattgctttaccttctatatatgtttttaattgctttaccttctatatatgtttttaattgcttTACCTTCTACTTTGTTTGCCCAAGCACTTGTTGACCACTCCTCAAAAGTGAACATTTGTTCCAAtccttgttttgattgaaaaatgctTTGTAAAGTCAAATATGTTGTAGGAAATCTTGTAGCTGCTGGTCGAATCAACTCtctttgtgtgaattttttcaTCAATGCCAACACCCATCCATGATTATATATGAAATTCATCACCTTCTTTGTCTTCAACAATGCATGTTTGTGTTGAGGTAATTCTACAAGTTTCTCTAACATCAAATCTAAACAATGCACGACACATGGAGTCCAAtacaattgttttcttttctccatcaagAGACTGCCTGTATATTTATAAGCTGATGCATTATCTGTAATAAACATTTTCTTCCCCAATCTCCTCAATCACATCATCAAGAAGTTTAAACAAGAATTTTCCATCCTTCACCTTATTTGATACATCAACGGATTTCAGAAATATTGTTCCCTTAGGATTGTTAATCAAAAAGTTGATTTAGCTTCTACCTCTTGTATTTTTCCATCCATCTAACATTATAGAAACTCCCGTGCTAGGCCATGTTTTTTCATCTCTtccataattttatttgatgtcTTAATCTCTTCATTCCAAACCTAGTTGCGCAATTCATGTATTGATGGCCGTTTAAGTCCCCGACCATAATTGCCTATTGGTATCACCATGTTCGCAAAAGAAAGACTTTTGATCACATTGAAAGGAATTCTATTCTCAAAAAAGAATCTTCCAATATCCAAGCAAACCAAAGTACGAGCTTTTTTTGAATTTGTAGCTGTAGGAGTAATTATTGGTTGTGTTCTTGTATCTGCCTCATCCTCCCCATCAACATTATTAACAAATCGATCCATTGGCCCTCGAACTCCCCTTGTGTGATTATGCTCTCTTGGACAAGAATCCATTCCTTTAAATGATGGACATGTGCCAAAGTAAGAGCATGCATCAACTATTAAATCAAATGCTTCTTGTGTCTTATGCTTCAtggcttgtttttttttttcgcaTAGTCATTAATCTCTTGCTTAACCTCGTGGGGTACCTTATCACAAGGCACAACATTTTTATACGAACCCCCCAAGTGATCTTTCACCCGTTTTTCTCCTCCTTTAATCACTTTATTGCAAAATTTGCATTGTATGTAGACATAACTTTTCCCTTCCCCTATCCCTTCTACTTGGGTGCCATACTTCCAAGCTGGATCTTTTCTGTTTCCATTTTCTATTGTACTAACACCACTTCCACTTGTTCCCTTTGCAGTCATATTTAcctaaatatctaaaataaaaaaaagtaacaacagtgaaaaaaccacaaaaaatggcactaagaaaaaaaacaaactagtAAATAACACTGGAAAAACAAGTGAATAACAAtgctaaaaagaaataaaaaataacacaaaaaactgaaaaataataactggaaaaaatacaaacaaagaaACTTTACTGAAAGAGTTAATATCCGTTATTAGTTGTAGGACTATAGTAGAAGATTGGTTATGCATTGTTTTCTCTTCTTGGCTTGCTTTCTCTTCTCTCATATTCACAGACTAGAGCGATCCATAGAAGCCCCTAGAACCCAACGACCCGACACCCCcatcttattaaaaatttattcgtTATGTTTTGCTCTAGAATCTAACTCCCTTTTGTTGGAAACGAGAGGCTAAgatcttattaaaatttattatttttattattaaataaatattttttgaaacttatcttatctaattaaaatatattatttttatttataaaataaatattttttttgttttaaaaaattaataaaattatagctTATCTTATTCGTAAGTTAAAacttatcttaaaaaaatattttgtttctcatgaataaaaaaattatatatttcactcttatttctcttattttttctctattaaagagtattatttatcatttgtaaaataaatatttctgtttttcagcaataaaaaaaatacatatttcactcttatttctcttaatttttctctattaaagaatattatttaacatttgtaaaataaatatttttgttttctgtcaatcaaa
It encodes:
- the LOC120276094 gene encoding nonsense-mediated mRNA decay protein 2-like; protein product: MGFIYGVMDKAIEEITTNLGGQVADYKEIWDIIDEKWDYQLHQPLHAAAYFLNPQFQYEFSFPMHPEVKTALYICIDNLITNRVGRDFADIQLDQFKKKRGLFGHPQAQSTNKLRSPADWWEAFGYETMKLSKFAQKDRHLKHKSLNENDCDPLVYEDIPSNNEWIIDDDVDDDGHEMEVEEEEMQGSSRPSKKSRPTNDKRKAPMLIHEDMNWDDIEFNDDSDKDGDDNDDGSE